One Kribbella sp. NBC_00662 genomic region harbors:
- a CDS encoding NUDIX hydrolase, with product MDELVAILDEDNRVTGSAPRSVMRRDNLRHSATGVLVRNTAGDIYVHRRTPIKDLYPGRYDFTAGGVVAAGEDPFHAVVRELAEELGISGVELTRLPEGDYADDHTQYHAYLYTCVWDGPVRHQPEEVDWGAWMSPADLVAKLDDPSWSFMPDAEGLLGEYVRSLV from the coding sequence GTGGACGAATTGGTGGCGATCCTGGACGAGGACAACCGTGTCACCGGATCGGCGCCGCGGTCCGTGATGCGGCGCGACAACCTGCGGCATTCCGCCACCGGAGTGCTCGTCCGGAATACGGCCGGCGACATCTACGTGCACCGCCGTACGCCGATCAAGGACCTGTATCCGGGCCGCTACGACTTCACCGCCGGCGGGGTCGTCGCGGCCGGTGAGGACCCGTTCCACGCCGTCGTACGGGAGCTGGCGGAAGAGCTCGGGATCTCGGGCGTCGAGCTGACGCGGTTGCCCGAGGGCGACTACGCCGACGACCACACGCAATACCACGCGTACCTGTACACCTGCGTCTGGGACGGCCCGGTGCGGCACCAGCCGGAAGAGGTCGACTGGGGTGCCTGGATGTCCCCCGCCGACCTCGTAGCCAAGCTGGACGACCCGTCCTGGTCGTTCATGCCTGACGCAGAGGGCCTGCTCGGGGAGTACGTCAGGAGTCTTGTGTGA
- a CDS encoding phosphotransferase: protein MTILEGWDSEARIEGEWIHRSPRRPEVRPRLLAEATLLPWLAPQLPLPVPVPELTDEGVRHVMLPGTPFEDGGTAIGRALGAFLVALHAVDPVEAVAHAALDAEAASAAKSAELDQFRSQIVPLLPTAARPGANELLDRVALVRTSLIHCDLGPDHILMTDGQITGIIDWTDAVIGDPALDLCWPLNGAPAALRAGLIEVYQPSPDQVERAADWARLSPWYGVHRGLLLDLPRDVADGLRDILNRL, encoded by the coding sequence GTGACGATCCTCGAGGGCTGGGACAGCGAGGCCCGGATCGAGGGCGAGTGGATCCACCGCTCACCACGGCGACCCGAGGTCCGCCCGCGCCTGCTCGCCGAGGCCACGCTCCTCCCCTGGCTCGCCCCGCAACTCCCGCTCCCTGTCCCCGTGCCTGAGCTGACCGACGAGGGCGTACGCCACGTGATGCTCCCGGGCACACCGTTCGAAGACGGCGGCACGGCGATCGGCCGCGCGCTGGGCGCCTTCCTCGTCGCACTGCACGCTGTGGACCCCGTCGAAGCCGTGGCTCATGCAGCGCTGGACGCCGAGGCCGCGAGCGCAGCCAAGTCCGCCGAGCTGGACCAGTTCCGGTCCCAGATCGTGCCACTGCTGCCCACCGCCGCCCGGCCCGGCGCCAACGAGCTGCTCGACCGGGTCGCCCTGGTCCGGACCTCTCTGATCCACTGCGACCTGGGTCCCGACCACATCCTCATGACCGACGGTCAGATCACCGGGATCATCGACTGGACCGATGCCGTCATCGGAGACCCCGCACTGGACCTCTGCTGGCCCCTCAACGGCGCACCAGCAGCTCTCCGGGCCGGTCTGATCGAGGTGTACCAACCCAGCCCTGACCAGGTCGAACGCGCCGCAGACTGGGCCCGCCTCTCCCCTTGGTACGGCGTCCACCGCGGCCTGCTCCTCGACCTGCCCCGCGACGTCGCCGATGGTCTGCGGGACATCCTGAACAGGCTGTGA
- a CDS encoding RNA polymerase sigma factor codes for MATGSDRDLWERLRVGDHFALGELFDRYADDVRAFAFRRTASWSTADDVVQATFLSTWRRFQRNPPGPLTSPSARGWLLVVAGNECRALARTAARLRNLLTRLPDPAPDDDHAPDVARRLDDERRMSAIRRAVAELPRHERETLELVVWSGLTTAEAADALGVPVGTVKARLHRTRRRFPDLLSRVALTEELS; via the coding sequence ATGGCTACGGGATCCGACCGGGACCTGTGGGAGCGGTTGCGTGTCGGGGACCATTTCGCGCTCGGCGAGCTGTTCGACCGGTACGCGGACGACGTACGGGCGTTCGCGTTCCGGCGGACCGCTTCCTGGAGCACTGCCGACGACGTGGTCCAGGCGACGTTCCTGAGCACCTGGCGACGCTTCCAGCGCAACCCACCGGGCCCGCTGACCTCCCCGAGCGCTCGGGGCTGGCTGCTCGTCGTGGCCGGCAACGAATGCCGGGCGCTGGCCCGTACTGCGGCCCGGCTGCGCAACCTGCTCACCCGCCTGCCTGACCCGGCGCCGGACGACGACCATGCACCCGACGTCGCACGCCGCCTGGACGACGAACGCCGGATGTCGGCGATCCGTCGCGCCGTGGCCGAACTCCCCCGGCACGAACGCGAGACGCTCGAGCTCGTCGTCTGGTCCGGACTCACCACAGCCGAAGCCGCGGACGCCCTCGGCGTACCGGTCGGAACCGTCAAGGCCCGGCTGCACCGCACCCGTCGCCGTTTCCCCGACCTGCTCAGCCGGGTCGCCCTCACCGAGGAGCTGTCATGA
- the arc gene encoding proteasome ATPase, whose translation MIVAGDESPTAAELRNQVRYLEAEVAALRRRLLEHPADSRSLESRLSETQASLASVTAQNERLADTLREAREKIIALKEEVDRLAQPPSGFGTFLGRNEDDTLDVFTGGRKLRVAASPSVDLDALRLGQELMLNEALNVVEACEFEVVGDVVMLKELLADGERALVIAQADEERVVRLASPLLDVPLRAGDSLLLEARSGYVYEKIPKSEVEELILEEVPDIDYTQIGGLTGQIEQIRDAVELPYLHKDLFLEHELKPPKGVLLYGPPGCGKTLIAKAVANSLAKKVAERTGTEGQKSFFLNIKGPELLNKYVGETERHIRLVFQRAREKASEGMPVIVFFDEMDSLFRTRGSGVSSDVENTIVPQLLSEIDGVEGLENVLVIGASNREDMIDPAILRPGRLDVKIKIERPDAEAARDIFSKYLTSGLPLHVDDLGEFGGDRQACVDGMIQRTVERMYTEADENRFLEVTYANGDKEVLYFKDFNSGAMIQNIVDRAKKMAIKAFLDENQKGLRVQHLLQACVDEFKENEDLPNTTNPDDWARISGKKGERIVYIRTLISGKQGTEPGRSIDTATNTGQYL comes from the coding sequence ATGATCGTGGCTGGAGACGAGAGTCCTACCGCGGCAGAACTGCGTAACCAGGTCCGGTACCTGGAGGCCGAAGTCGCGGCGTTGCGACGGCGGCTGCTCGAGCACCCGGCAGACAGCCGGTCGCTCGAGAGCAGGCTGTCCGAAACACAGGCCTCCTTGGCGAGTGTCACCGCTCAGAACGAGCGGCTGGCCGACACGCTGCGGGAGGCGCGAGAGAAGATCATCGCCCTGAAGGAGGAGGTCGACCGGCTGGCGCAACCGCCGTCCGGATTCGGCACCTTCCTCGGACGTAATGAAGACGACACGCTGGACGTGTTCACCGGCGGCCGGAAACTCCGGGTCGCGGCGAGCCCGTCGGTGGACCTGGACGCGCTCCGGCTCGGCCAGGAACTGATGCTGAACGAAGCACTCAACGTGGTCGAGGCCTGCGAGTTCGAGGTCGTCGGCGACGTCGTGATGCTGAAGGAGCTGCTCGCCGACGGCGAGCGGGCGCTGGTCATCGCGCAGGCGGACGAGGAGCGGGTGGTGCGGCTTGCCTCGCCACTGCTCGACGTGCCGCTGCGGGCCGGCGACTCGCTGCTGCTCGAGGCCCGCTCCGGGTATGTGTACGAGAAGATCCCGAAGTCCGAGGTCGAGGAGCTGATCCTCGAAGAGGTCCCGGACATCGACTACACCCAGATCGGCGGCCTGACCGGCCAGATCGAGCAGATCCGGGACGCGGTCGAGCTGCCGTACCTGCACAAGGACCTGTTCCTCGAGCACGAGCTCAAGCCGCCGAAGGGCGTCCTGCTCTACGGCCCGCCGGGCTGCGGCAAGACGCTGATCGCCAAGGCGGTGGCGAACTCGCTGGCCAAGAAGGTCGCCGAGCGGACCGGGACGGAAGGACAGAAGTCGTTCTTCCTGAACATCAAGGGTCCCGAGCTGCTGAACAAGTACGTCGGTGAGACCGAGCGGCACATCCGCCTGGTCTTCCAGCGGGCCCGGGAGAAGGCCTCCGAGGGCATGCCGGTGATCGTGTTCTTCGACGAGATGGACTCGCTGTTCCGCACCCGCGGATCCGGTGTGTCGTCCGACGTGGAGAACACCATCGTTCCGCAGCTGCTGAGCGAGATCGACGGTGTCGAGGGCCTGGAGAACGTCCTGGTCATCGGCGCCTCCAACCGCGAGGACATGATCGACCCCGCGATCCTGCGGCCCGGCCGGCTGGACGTGAAGATCAAGATCGAGCGCCCCGACGCGGAGGCGGCCCGGGACATCTTCTCGAAGTACCTGACCAGCGGACTGCCGTTGCACGTCGACGACCTCGGCGAGTTCGGCGGCGACCGGCAGGCGTGCGTGGACGGCATGATCCAGCGCACGGTCGAGCGGATGTACACCGAGGCCGACGAGAACCGCTTCCTCGAGGTCACCTACGCCAACGGTGACAAGGAGGTCCTGTACTTCAAGGACTTCAACTCGGGCGCGATGATCCAGAACATCGTCGACCGGGCCAAGAAGATGGCGATCAAGGCCTTCCTGGACGAGAACCAGAAGGGTCTGCGGGTGCAGCACCTGCTCCAGGCCTGCGTGGACGAGTTCAAGGAGAACGAGGACCTGCCGAACACCACCAACCCGGACGACTGGGCCCGCATCTCCGGCAAGAAGGGCGAGCGGATCGTGTACATCCGGACGCTCATCTCCGGCAAGCAGGGCACCGAGCCGGGCCGGTCGATCGACACCGCGACCAACACCGGTCAGTACCTGTAA
- a CDS encoding tRNA (adenine-N1)-methyltransferase — translation MADLRDFPDQAFSGVHHGPLQEGEWITLQDSKGRRHSVNLERGKIFHTTKGGIAHDDLIDGPDAVVIKSKGGVEYLALRPLMADYSVSMPRGAAVIYPKDTAQIVTMADIFPGAKVVEAGAGSGALTTALLRAVGIHGQVISFERREDFAEVARKNVTGFFGGEHPAWRLEVGDLVEKLNEQDVDRVVLDMLAPWECVDAVAEALSPGGVFCAYVATTTQLSRFVETLRAHGEFTEPRAWESLVRDWHVEGLAVRPGHRMQGHTAFLVTARRMAHGVQAPRKKRRPAPGAYGDDYLGPRREEARPESTDDMPKATGSSATDT, via the coding sequence ATGGCTGACTTGCGTGACTTTCCCGACCAGGCGTTCTCCGGGGTCCATCACGGACCGCTGCAGGAGGGCGAGTGGATCACCCTGCAGGACTCGAAGGGCCGCCGGCACTCGGTCAACCTGGAGCGCGGGAAGATCTTCCACACCACCAAGGGCGGGATCGCGCACGACGACCTGATCGACGGCCCGGACGCGGTCGTGATCAAGTCCAAGGGCGGCGTCGAGTACCTCGCGCTGCGCCCGCTGATGGCCGACTACTCGGTGTCGATGCCGCGCGGCGCCGCGGTGATCTACCCGAAGGACACCGCGCAGATCGTCACGATGGCCGACATCTTCCCGGGCGCCAAGGTGGTCGAGGCGGGCGCCGGCTCCGGCGCGCTGACCACGGCCCTGCTCCGGGCCGTCGGGATCCACGGACAGGTGATCTCGTTCGAACGCCGCGAGGACTTCGCCGAGGTCGCGCGGAAGAACGTCACCGGCTTCTTCGGCGGCGAGCACCCGGCCTGGCGGCTCGAGGTCGGCGACCTGGTCGAGAAGCTGAACGAGCAGGACGTGGACCGCGTCGTGCTCGACATGCTGGCGCCGTGGGAGTGCGTCGACGCCGTCGCTGAGGCACTTTCACCCGGTGGCGTGTTCTGTGCCTATGTGGCCACCACGACGCAGCTGAGCCGGTTCGTGGAGACGCTGAGGGCACACGGCGAGTTCACCGAGCCGCGCGCGTGGGAGTCTCTCGTGCGAGACTGGCATGTAGAAGGCCTTGCGGTTCGTCCGGGCCACCGGATGCAAGGTCACACCGCCTTCCTGGTCACAGCACGAAGGATGGCGCACGGGGTGCAGGCACCCCGGAAGAAGCGACGCCCCGCGCCTGGCGCGTACGGCGACGACTATCTCGGGCCCCGTCGCGAAGAGGCCCGTCCGGAATCAACCGACGACATGCCGAAGGCAACTGGTTCATCCGCAACCGACACGTGA
- a CDS encoding M50 family metallopeptidase, with protein MPDSRDPQNPAQPAGPPPPGTWVLGRVRGIRLTMRFTWLPVAMLLAVGFAAIIRQQFPELGGWRYAAAFAFVVAFTLSILVHELAHALMALRFGIGVSEINLGFFAAGTHIEGERKSPLEEFAVSVVGPIASLVVGGLAYLGSRAFDEGVGYVALWELGIANLIVGVTNLLPGLPLDGGWVLRAIVWKFTGNMHTGTIVAAWAGRLLAISVLAVPVLLEEIWGWQPSMIDFIIALLVGFFLWTGSTASLMQARLRRKLPSLQVRTLARRAVAVHSGTPISEAVRLAGQTQAGAVVVIDGEGKPHALVSENAVAAVAPNQRPWTTVSEVSTAIGAGHIIGVNDTGEEILATLREHPASEYLVLDASGAVYGVLATADVERAFRSR; from the coding sequence ATGCCAGACTCGCGTGATCCCCAGAACCCCGCCCAGCCGGCCGGTCCACCACCGCCCGGGACGTGGGTGCTCGGTCGCGTCCGCGGGATCCGGCTGACGATGCGGTTCACCTGGCTGCCGGTGGCGATGCTGCTCGCGGTCGGGTTCGCGGCGATCATCCGGCAGCAGTTCCCCGAGCTCGGCGGCTGGCGGTACGCCGCGGCGTTCGCGTTCGTGGTCGCCTTCACGCTGTCGATCCTGGTCCACGAGCTGGCGCACGCGCTGATGGCGCTGCGGTTCGGCATCGGCGTCTCCGAGATCAACCTCGGCTTCTTCGCGGCCGGCACGCATATCGAGGGTGAGCGGAAGTCACCGCTCGAGGAGTTCGCCGTCTCGGTGGTCGGCCCGATCGCGTCGCTGGTCGTCGGCGGCCTCGCGTACCTCGGGTCCCGGGCGTTCGACGAGGGCGTCGGGTACGTCGCCCTGTGGGAGCTCGGCATCGCGAACCTGATCGTCGGCGTCACCAACCTGCTGCCCGGCCTGCCGCTGGACGGCGGCTGGGTGCTGCGCGCGATCGTCTGGAAGTTCACCGGCAACATGCACACCGGCACGATCGTCGCCGCGTGGGCCGGCCGGTTGCTCGCGATCTCGGTGCTGGCCGTGCCGGTGCTGCTCGAGGAGATCTGGGGCTGGCAGCCGTCGATGATCGATTTCATCATCGCGCTGCTCGTCGGCTTCTTCCTCTGGACCGGCTCGACCGCGTCGCTGATGCAGGCCCGGCTGCGGCGCAAGCTGCCGAGCCTCCAGGTCCGTACGCTGGCCCGCCGTGCCGTCGCCGTGCATTCCGGTACGCCGATCTCCGAAGCGGTCCGGCTCGCGGGCCAGACCCAGGCCGGCGCGGTCGTGGTCATCGACGGCGAGGGCAAGCCGCACGCGCTGGTGTCGGAGAACGCGGTCGCCGCGGTCGCCCCGAACCAGCGCCCGTGGACCACGGTGAGCGAGGTTTCCACCGCCATCGGCGCGGGCCACATCATCGGCGTCAACGACACCGGCGAGGAGATCCTCGCCACGTTGCGCGAGCACCCAGCCTCGGAGTACCTCGTCCTCGACGCGAGCGGCGCGGTGTACGGCGTACTCGCGACCGCCGACGTGGAACGCGCGTTCCGCTCGCGCTGA
- a CDS encoding 3,4-dioxygenase subunit beta, which yields MNRHPPPNHDRGLSYDLATLHRRRFLGLVAGAGLIAVAGCTDSSSPTSTPGGAAGATGVDEIPPETGGPFPGDGSNGPNVLNQSGIVRSDITRSFGTASGQATGVPLSVELTVLDADKDTPLEGAAIYLWHCDAQGRYSLYSDGATEENYLRGVQAADAAGKVTFTTIFPAAYQGRWPHIHFEVYSSVDDATKAGQITRTSQLALPKDVCGTVYGTDGYDGSAQNLSRTSLENDNVFGDDGGVHQLATVTGDVDQGYIAALTVGV from the coding sequence ATGAACCGCCACCCACCGCCGAACCACGACCGCGGCCTGTCGTACGACCTCGCCACCCTCCACCGCCGCCGCTTCCTGGGGCTGGTCGCGGGCGCCGGCCTGATCGCCGTCGCGGGCTGCACCGACAGCAGCTCACCGACGAGCACACCCGGTGGGGCGGCCGGCGCCACCGGCGTGGACGAGATTCCGCCGGAGACCGGCGGTCCGTTCCCCGGCGACGGCTCCAACGGCCCGAACGTCCTCAACCAGTCCGGCATCGTCCGAAGCGACATCACCAGGTCCTTCGGCACAGCCTCCGGCCAGGCGACCGGCGTACCGCTCTCCGTCGAGCTCACCGTCCTCGACGCCGACAAGGACACCCCGCTCGAAGGCGCCGCGATCTACCTCTGGCACTGCGACGCCCAAGGCCGCTACTCCCTGTACTCCGACGGCGCGACCGAGGAGAACTACCTGCGCGGCGTCCAGGCCGCCGATGCCGCCGGCAAGGTCACCTTCACCACGATCTTCCCCGCCGCGTACCAGGGCCGCTGGCCGCACATCCACTTCGAGGTCTACTCGAGCGTCGACGACGCGACGAAGGCCGGCCAGATCACTCGCACCTCCCAACTCGCGCTCCCGAAGGACGTCTGCGGCACCGTCTACGGCACCGACGGGTACGACGGAAGCGCGCAGAACCTGAGCCGGACGTCGCTGGAGAACGACAACGTGTTCGGCGACGACGGCGGCGTACATCAGCTGGCGACGGTGACGGGAGATGTCGATCAGGGGTACATCGCGGCTCTGACGGTGGGTGTGTAG
- a CDS encoding RecB family exonuclease, which yields MSVAAAVDPHVHPRGALSPSRAADFMSCPLKYRFRVVDRLPEKPSAAAVRGTVVHAVLERLYDLPRGQRTLEQAAEMLEPQWQRILEEEPEVAELFAEDASGEELAKWLAEAHQLLGKYFTLEDPNALEPAERELYVETALDSGLVLRGYVDRLDVAPTGEIRVVDYKTGRSPSEFFEAKALFQMKFYALVLWKLRGVVPAMLQLVYLGNGEIVRYIPDEADLRACERKVSALWIAITRALDSGDWRPSPGPLCDWCDHKAICPAWGGTPPPLPTRSVEEVAAESAGIDLITVDG from the coding sequence ATGAGCGTTGCAGCTGCGGTCGATCCACATGTGCATCCGCGCGGGGCGTTGTCGCCGTCCCGGGCCGCGGACTTCATGAGCTGCCCGCTCAAGTATCGGTTCCGTGTCGTGGACCGGCTGCCGGAGAAGCCGTCGGCGGCCGCTGTGCGCGGGACGGTCGTCCACGCCGTGCTGGAGCGCCTGTACGACCTGCCGCGCGGGCAGCGGACGCTGGAGCAGGCGGCGGAGATGCTCGAGCCGCAGTGGCAGCGCATCCTCGAGGAAGAGCCCGAGGTCGCCGAGCTGTTCGCCGAAGACGCAAGCGGTGAAGAGCTGGCGAAATGGCTGGCCGAGGCCCACCAATTGCTCGGGAAGTACTTCACCCTCGAAGACCCCAATGCCCTGGAGCCCGCCGAGCGCGAGCTGTACGTCGAGACCGCCCTGGACTCAGGTCTGGTGCTGCGGGGCTACGTCGACCGTCTCGACGTCGCGCCGACGGGTGAGATCCGGGTCGTCGACTACAAGACCGGTCGCTCGCCGTCGGAGTTCTTCGAGGCCAAGGCCCTGTTCCAGATGAAGTTCTACGCCCTCGTGCTCTGGAAGCTGCGCGGTGTCGTGCCGGCCATGCTCCAACTGGTCTACCTCGGCAACGGCGAGATCGTCCGCTACATCCCCGACGAGGCCGACCTACGCGCCTGCGAGCGCAAGGTCTCCGCGCTCTGGATCGCGATCACCCGCGCCCTCGACTCCGGCGACTGGCGACCCAGCCCCGGCCCGCTCTGCGACTGGTGCGACCACAAGGCCATCTGCCCTGCCTGGGGCGGCACGCCCCCGCCACTCCCTACCCGGTCGGTCGAGGAGGTAGCCGCCGAGTCCGCCGGCATCGACCTGATCACGGTCGACGGCTGA
- a CDS encoding ABC transporter ATP-binding protein, whose protein sequence is MVVADVAVRAVGVWKVYGGGQTRVDALADVSVDFGKGRFTAIMGPSGSGKSTLLHCLAGLDKPSDGKVLLGDVDLTTLPEKQLTHLRRDRIGFVFQAFNLVPTLTALENITLPLDLAGRKPDQEWLTTVIDAIGLSDRLGHKPSELSGGQQQRVACARALVSRPDVVFADEPTGNLDSRSSADVLDFLHRSVRDFGQTVVMVTHDPSAASYADRVLFLADGTLQSELLDPTAETVLDTMKKLETSQPAEHVAG, encoded by the coding sequence ATGGTCGTGGCTGATGTGGCGGTTCGGGCGGTCGGGGTGTGGAAGGTGTACGGCGGCGGGCAGACGCGGGTGGATGCGTTGGCCGACGTGAGTGTGGACTTCGGGAAGGGCCGCTTCACCGCGATCATGGGGCCGTCCGGGTCCGGGAAGTCGACGCTGCTGCACTGTCTCGCCGGGCTGGACAAGCCGTCGGACGGCAAGGTGCTGCTCGGTGACGTCGATCTGACGACGCTGCCGGAGAAGCAGCTCACGCACCTCCGCCGGGACCGGATCGGCTTCGTGTTCCAGGCGTTCAACCTGGTGCCGACCCTGACCGCGCTCGAGAACATCACGCTCCCGCTCGACCTGGCCGGACGGAAGCCCGACCAGGAGTGGCTGACCACGGTCATCGACGCGATCGGCCTCAGCGACCGGCTGGGCCACAAGCCGTCCGAGCTGTCCGGCGGCCAGCAGCAGCGTGTCGCCTGTGCCCGCGCACTCGTCTCCCGCCCGGACGTCGTGTTCGCGGACGAGCCGACCGGCAACCTCGACTCCCGTTCCTCGGCGGACGTTCTCGACTTCCTCCATCGCTCCGTCCGCGACTTCGGCCAGACCGTTGTGATGGTCACGCACGACCCCAGCGCCGCGTCGTACGCCGATCGTGTCCTGTTCCTGGCCGACGGCACGCTGCAGTCCGAGCTCCTCGACCCGACCGCCGAGACGGTGCTCGACACGATGAAGAAGCTCGAAACGAGTCAGCCTGCCGAACACGTGGCGGGCTGA
- a CDS encoding ABC transporter permease, which yields MFKLGLRSVLAHRLRFVLCTLAVTLGVAFAGGAMVFTDTLSHALKKNFAVSTADITVTPSSPIETGTDRPATFQSEVADRVAAVPGVSSAIPQLMVSDVEILGPDGKKIENYGLTSFGAAWPRDAGTAPFRLVDGTPPFGGSQLALDESTAGRAGYGIGDQVKIVTPTQALTATLTGTTTPAVAGAAAGAPLVTFDGATAQRLLLGKAGWTSITVALKPGSDADTVSTAISKTIGDTVKVRTAKQVSADGRHDLDTTFGGFSTVLVLFACLALFVGTFLIVNTFAMVVAQRSRELAMLRAIGASRGQVTSSIVAESVVIGFLGSTLGLLIGIGVAVAIRFTYETLDLRIPTASLQVTPTTIIACYIIGIGVTVAAAAPAARRAGKLPPIAAMRDDVTVPERSLLIRILVGAFVLLMAALLYAIGLNAGGLPGVVLIVLGAGTAVIGIVMLSPLLSRYVVRGLMFPFGRKAPVTLGRRNAERNPRRTSATASALMISVSLIAGLMVIAASAKASINQNIADALGTSQILITTDGTPSFSTQVGDRTENVTGVRSVHRVRTETGKVGKTNVQVTGVSDGTLDGPITTKFDSGSAAALGSGQALLPRNLATTLGVTVGKTFELATATGTHKLTAGGIVAPNRQLNAVIVSLPTYQAIGGATSDNLLYVDVADGNQVGQVRADLVGQLTKDYPSIQVRDQQAYAAAAREPVNGVLAAVGFLLVLAVLIALLGIVNTLGLGVVERTREIGLLRAVGMDTPQLSRMLRVESIAITMLGSLLGLALGVGVAAAIQSAMVDNGLNVRDIPVLQLVAAVAAAMLFGVLAAVWPSRRAARLNVLRAIASE from the coding sequence ATGTTCAAGCTCGGCCTCCGCTCGGTTCTCGCGCACCGGCTCCGGTTCGTCCTGTGCACACTCGCCGTGACGCTCGGCGTGGCCTTCGCCGGCGGCGCGATGGTCTTCACCGACACGCTCTCGCACGCGCTGAAGAAGAACTTCGCGGTCAGTACGGCGGACATCACCGTCACGCCGTCGTCGCCGATCGAGACCGGCACCGACCGCCCGGCGACGTTCCAGTCCGAGGTCGCCGACCGCGTCGCCGCCGTACCCGGGGTGTCGAGTGCGATCCCGCAGCTGATGGTCAGTGACGTCGAGATCCTCGGCCCGGACGGCAAGAAGATCGAGAACTACGGGCTGACCAGCTTCGGAGCAGCCTGGCCTCGGGACGCCGGGACCGCGCCGTTCAGGCTGGTCGACGGCACCCCGCCCTTCGGCGGCAGCCAGCTGGCGCTCGACGAGTCGACCGCTGGTCGCGCGGGCTACGGGATCGGTGACCAGGTCAAGATCGTCACGCCCACCCAGGCGCTGACCGCGACGCTCACCGGGACCACCACGCCGGCTGTCGCGGGAGCCGCCGCCGGCGCTCCACTCGTCACGTTCGACGGTGCGACGGCTCAGCGCCTGCTGCTCGGCAAGGCGGGCTGGACGTCGATCACGGTCGCGCTCAAGCCAGGCTCGGACGCAGACACCGTCAGCACAGCGATCTCGAAAACCATCGGCGACACGGTGAAGGTCCGCACCGCGAAGCAGGTCTCGGCCGACGGCCGGCACGATCTCGACACGACCTTCGGCGGCTTCAGCACGGTGCTCGTGCTGTTCGCCTGCCTCGCGTTGTTCGTCGGCACGTTCCTGATCGTCAACACGTTCGCGATGGTCGTCGCGCAGCGGTCCCGCGAGCTCGCGATGCTGCGGGCGATCGGCGCGTCCCGTGGCCAGGTCACCAGCTCGATCGTCGCCGAGAGCGTCGTGATCGGCTTCCTCGGCTCCACGCTCGGCCTGTTGATCGGCATCGGCGTGGCCGTCGCGATCCGTTTCACCTACGAAACCCTCGACCTCCGCATCCCGACCGCGTCGCTCCAGGTCACCCCGACCACGATCATCGCCTGCTACATCATCGGCATCGGGGTCACGGTCGCCGCCGCGGCGCCGGCCGCGCGCCGGGCCGGGAAGCTTCCGCCGATCGCGGCGATGCGCGACGACGTCACCGTGCCCGAACGCTCGCTGCTCATCCGCATCCTGGTCGGCGCCTTCGTCCTGCTCATGGCCGCCCTGCTGTACGCGATCGGCCTGAACGCCGGCGGCCTGCCGGGCGTCGTACTGATCGTTCTCGGCGCCGGCACCGCGGTGATCGGCATCGTGATGCTCAGCCCGCTCCTCAGCCGGTACGTCGTCCGCGGGCTCATGTTCCCGTTCGGCCGCAAGGCGCCGGTCACCCTCGGCCGCCGCAACGCCGAGCGGAACCCACGCCGTACGTCGGCTACCGCGTCCGCGCTGATGATCTCGGTCTCGCTGATCGCCGGCCTGATGGTGATCGCCGCCTCGGCGAAGGCGTCGATCAACCAGAACATCGCCGACGCGCTCGGCACCTCGCAGATCCTGATCACCACCGACGGCACGCCGTCCTTCAGCACGCAGGTCGGCGACCGGACGGAAAACGTCACCGGGGTCCGCTCCGTGCACCGGGTCCGGACCGAGACCGGCAAGGTCGGGAAGACGAACGTCCAGGTCACCGGGGTCAGCGACGGCACGCTCGACGGCCCGATCACGACGAAGTTCGACTCCGGCTCCGCGGCCGCACTCGGCTCCGGCCAGGCCCTCCTCCCCCGCAACCTCGCGACCACCCTCGGCGTGACCGTCGGCAAGACCTTCGAGCTGGCCACCGCGACCGGCACGCACAAGCTGACCGCCGGTGGGATCGTCGCACCGAACCGGCAGCTCAACGCGGTGATCGTCTCGCTGCCGACGTACCAGGCGATCGGCGGCGCGACCAGCGACAACCTCCTGTACGTCGATGTTGCTGACGGCAACCAAGTCGGTCAGGTCCGGGCCGATCTCGTCGGCCAACTGACGAAGGACTACCCGTCGATCCAGGTCCGCGACCAGCAGGCGTACGCCGCCGCGGCCCGCGAGCCAGTGAACGGCGTACTCGCCGCGGTCGGGTTCCTGCTGGTGCTCGCCGTACTGATCGCACTGCTCGGCATCGTGAACACGCTGGGACTCGGCGTGGTCGAGCGGACCCGTGAGATCGGTCTCTTGCGGGCGGTCGGGATGGACACCCCGCAGCTGAGCCGGATGCTCCGGGTCGAGTCGATCGCGATCACGATGCTCGGATCGCTACTGGGACTGGCGCTCGGTGTCGGGGTCGCGGCGGCGATCCAGTCCGCGATGGTCGACAACGGGCTCAATGTCCGCGATATCCCGGTGCTGCAGCTGGTTGCGGCCGTCGCGGCGGCGATGCTGTTCGGCGTACTCGCTGCTGTTTGGCCGTCACGCCGTGCTGCACGTCTGAATGTGTTGCGAGCAATCGCTTCGGAGTGA